A part of Quatrionicoccus australiensis genomic DNA contains:
- the secD gene encoding protein translocase subunit SecD, translating into MNRYPLWKYITVAIALVLGFIYTLPNFFGESPAVQVSSAKVTIKIDDKTKARLEEALSAAGVANDGILLDLNGVKTRFKDTDTQLKAKDVLEKAFNPDPADPKYVVALNLLSASPQWLTAMHSLPMYLGLDLRGGVHFLLQVDMKGALTKRLDSTAGDLRTLLRDKNLRHAGISREGDRLVVKFREVETRDKARNVISDGQPDLLVAEQSDGSDFKLIATLKPQAQQKIGEFALKQNITTLHNRINELGVAEPVIQQQGADRIVVQLPGVQDTAKAKDILGRTATLEIRMVDDAPGGLEAALAGNPPFGTEVYNERGGQPLLVKKQVVLTGDRLTDAQPGFDNQTQEAAVHLTLDSAGARIFRDITRENVGKRMAILLIEKGKGEVVTAPVIRTEIGGGRVQISGRMTTSEANDTALLLRAGSLAAPMDIIEERTIGPSLGADNIQKGFHSTLWGFAAIALFMIVYYQVFGVVSVVALGANLLFLIALLSLLQATLTLPGIAAIALALGMAIDSNVLINERIREELRSGMPPQGAISEGYERAFGTILDSNVTTLIVGLMLLIFGSGPVRGFAVVHCLGILTSIFSSVVVSRALVNLIYGRQKKLTKVAIGQLWKPAAATTDGQK; encoded by the coding sequence ATGAATCGCTATCCTCTCTGGAAGTACATCACCGTCGCCATCGCGCTGGTGCTTGGTTTCATCTACACCCTGCCCAATTTCTTCGGCGAGTCGCCGGCCGTGCAGGTTTCGAGCGCCAAGGTCACCATCAAGATCGATGACAAGACCAAGGCCCGCCTCGAAGAAGCCCTGAGCGCCGCCGGCGTTGCCAACGACGGCATCCTGCTCGACCTGAACGGCGTCAAGACCCGTTTCAAGGACACCGACACCCAGTTGAAGGCCAAGGACGTCCTGGAAAAAGCCTTCAATCCTGACCCGGCCGATCCGAAATACGTCGTCGCCCTCAACCTGCTTTCGGCCTCGCCGCAATGGTTGACCGCCATGCACTCGCTGCCGATGTATCTCGGCCTCGACCTGCGCGGCGGCGTGCACTTCCTGCTCCAGGTGGACATGAAGGGCGCGCTGACCAAGCGCCTCGACTCGACCGCCGGCGACCTGCGCACCCTGCTGCGCGACAAGAACCTGCGTCACGCCGGCATCAGCCGCGAAGGCGACCGTCTGGTCGTCAAGTTCCGCGAAGTCGAAACCCGCGACAAGGCACGCAACGTGATCAGCGACGGCCAGCCGGACCTGCTGGTCGCCGAACAGTCCGACGGCAGCGACTTCAAGCTGATTGCGACGCTCAAGCCGCAGGCACAGCAGAAGATCGGCGAATTCGCGCTGAAACAGAACATCACCACCCTGCACAACCGGATCAACGAACTCGGCGTTGCCGAACCGGTGATCCAGCAGCAAGGCGCCGATCGCATCGTCGTTCAGCTGCCGGGCGTGCAGGATACCGCCAAGGCCAAGGACATTCTCGGCCGTACCGCGACCCTCGAAATCCGCATGGTGGACGATGCACCAGGTGGCCTGGAAGCCGCGCTGGCCGGCAATCCGCCTTTCGGCACCGAGGTCTATAACGAGCGTGGCGGCCAGCCGCTGCTGGTCAAGAAGCAGGTCGTCCTGACCGGCGACCGCCTGACCGACGCCCAGCCCGGTTTCGACAACCAGACCCAGGAAGCCGCCGTGCATCTGACGCTGGACTCGGCCGGTGCCCGCATCTTCCGCGACATCACGCGCGAAAACGTCGGCAAGCGCATGGCCATCCTGCTCATCGAAAAGGGCAAGGGCGAAGTCGTCACCGCGCCGGTCATCCGCACCGAAATCGGCGGCGGCCGCGTCCAGATTTCCGGCCGCATGACCACCAGCGAAGCCAACGACACCGCCCTGCTGCTGCGCGCCGGTTCGCTGGCCGCACCGATGGACATCATCGAGGAACGCACGATCGGCCCGTCGCTCGGTGCCGACAACATCCAGAAGGGCTTCCATTCGACGCTCTGGGGTTTTGCCGCAATCGCGCTGTTCATGATCGTGTACTACCAGGTCTTCGGCGTGGTTTCCGTCGTTGCACTCGGCGCCAACCTGCTCTTCCTGATCGCCCTGCTTTCGCTGCTGCAGGCGACGCTGACCCTGCCCGGCATTGCCGCCATCGCACTGGCGCTGGGCATGGCCATCGACTCGAACGTGCTGATCAACGAACGGATCCGCGAAGAACTGCGTAGCGGCATGCCGCCGCAAGGTGCCATCTCGGAAGGCTACGAACGTGCTTTCGGGACCATTCTCGACTCCAACGTAACGACGCTGATCGTCGGCCTGATGCTGCTCATCTTCGGCTCCGGCCCGGTGCGCGGCTTCGCCGTCGTGCATTGTCTCGGCATCCTGACCTCGATCTTCTCTTCGGTCGTCGTTTCCCGCGCCCTGGTCAATCTGATCTACGGCCGCCAGAAGAAGCTGACCAAGGTTGCCATCGGCCAGCTCTGGAAACCCGCTGCCGCCACGACCGACGGTCAGAAATAA
- a CDS encoding bacteriohemerythrin, with the protein MDKSDFTEWQPHYSVGNALLDGQHKQLLQLCGRAIRCMEQTGSEGIAHFQDVLNELSDYVREHFNLEEAMLRECAFPMYEKHRQEHITYQLKLTELLLTAGLGEYDRAGLTHCLSEWWNEHILHTDKQYVQYLRDCD; encoded by the coding sequence ATGGACAAAAGCGACTTTACCGAATGGCAGCCCCATTACAGTGTCGGCAATGCCTTGCTGGATGGGCAACACAAGCAACTGCTGCAACTGTGCGGCCGCGCCATCCGCTGCATGGAGCAGACCGGCAGCGAAGGCATCGCGCATTTCCAGGATGTCCTGAACGAACTGTCTGACTACGTGCGCGAGCACTTCAACCTGGAAGAGGCGATGCTGCGTGAATGCGCCTTCCCGATGTACGAAAAGCATCGCCAGGAACACATCACCTACCAGCTCAAACTGACCGAGCTATTGCTTACCGCCGGCCTTGGCGAATACGACCGCGCCGGCCTGACCCACTGCCTCTCCGAGTGGTGGAATGAACACATCCTGCATACCGACAAGCAATACGTGCAGTATTTACGCGACTGCGACTAG
- the queA gene encoding tRNA preQ1(34) S-adenosylmethionine ribosyltransferase-isomerase QueA has protein sequence MSLTVDDFDFPLPPELIAQHPSAERGGSRLLHVSGQQLVNRQFAELPELLRAGDLLVFNDTRVIKARFFGVKDSGGRVEIMLERIVDATHAICQIRASKAPKTGCTLLLADAFTVKMTGRAGADDDFFALELVDRTDFWEVAEQYGKLPLPPYIEHPAEGADETRYQTVYAREPGAVAAPTAGLHFTEEMLATLRAQGVNTAFVTLHVGAGTYRPVRVEKIADHRMHSERYEIPQATAAAIAATRAAGGRVIAVGTTSLRSLESAGNDDGTVRVGASETDIFITPGYRFKVVDRLITNFHLPKSTLLMLVSAFAGYANIRAAYAHAVAGRYRFFSYGDAMLLEKTDAI, from the coding sequence ATGTCGTTGACAGTAGACGACTTCGACTTCCCCCTCCCGCCCGAACTGATCGCCCAGCATCCCTCCGCCGAACGCGGTGGCAGCCGCTTGCTGCACGTCAGCGGTCAACAGCTTGTGAACCGGCAATTTGCCGAACTGCCGGAACTGCTCCGGGCCGGCGACCTGCTCGTTTTCAACGACACGCGCGTCATCAAGGCACGCTTCTTTGGTGTCAAGGACAGCGGCGGCCGGGTCGAGATCATGCTTGAGCGCATCGTCGATGCGACGCACGCGATCTGCCAGATTCGCGCCAGCAAGGCGCCGAAGACCGGCTGCACGCTGCTGCTGGCCGACGCCTTCACGGTAAAAATGACCGGCCGGGCCGGCGCCGACGATGATTTCTTTGCCCTGGAGCTGGTCGACCGTACGGACTTCTGGGAAGTCGCCGAACAGTACGGCAAACTGCCGCTGCCGCCCTATATCGAACACCCGGCCGAAGGCGCCGACGAGACGCGCTACCAGACGGTCTATGCGCGTGAGCCGGGCGCCGTCGCCGCGCCCACTGCCGGCCTGCACTTCACCGAGGAAATGCTGGCCACGCTGCGCGCGCAGGGCGTCAATACCGCCTTCGTCACGCTGCATGTCGGCGCCGGCACCTACCGGCCGGTGCGCGTCGAGAAAATCGCCGATCACCGCATGCACAGCGAGCGCTACGAAATCCCGCAGGCGACGGCCGCTGCCATCGCCGCCACCCGCGCCGCCGGTGGCCGGGTCATCGCGGTCGGCACGACCAGCCTGCGCTCGCTCGAATCGGCCGGCAACGATGATGGCACGGTGCGCGTCGGCGCCAGCGAAACCGACATTTTCATCACACCGGGTTATCGCTTCAAGGTCGTCGACCGCCTGATCACCAATTTCCACCTGCCGAAATCGACGCTGCTCATGCTCGTCTCGGCCTTTGCCGGTTACGCCAACATCCGCGCTGCCTATGCGCACGCGGTGGCCGGGCGTTACCGCTTCTTCAGTTATGGCGATGCCATGCTTCTGGAAAAAACCGATGCAATTTGA
- the secF gene encoding protein translocase subunit SecF gives MEFFRIHKDIPFMRHALTFNVISLVTFILAVVFLFTKGLHLSVEFTGGTLIETHYEQTADLEKVRNALGKAGFSDYAVQNFGSSQDVMIRLPLKGEQNSNQLGEAVMKSLAADAPGAQLRRVEFVGPQVGKELAENGAMALLLVVIGIVIYLAFRFEWRFSVSAIIANLHDVVIILGFFAFFQWEFSLSVLAAILAVLGYSVNESVVVFDRVRETFKKVRGMSTPEVLDHAITSTISRTIITHGSTQMMVLSMLIFGGETLHYFAMALTIGICFGIYSSVLVASPLVMWLGVSREQFIAKQKKVVEGANEEGAVV, from the coding sequence ATGGAATTTTTCCGCATCCACAAAGACATTCCCTTCATGCGCCACGCGCTGACGTTCAACGTCATCTCGCTGGTCACCTTCATCCTCGCCGTCGTCTTCCTGTTCACCAAGGGGCTGCACCTGTCGGTCGAATTCACCGGCGGTACGCTGATCGAAACCCACTACGAACAGACCGCCGACCTGGAAAAGGTGCGCAATGCGCTGGGCAAGGCGGGGTTCAGCGATTACGCCGTGCAGAACTTCGGTTCGTCGCAGGACGTCATGATCCGTCTGCCGCTCAAGGGCGAGCAGAACAGCAACCAGCTCGGTGAAGCCGTGATGAAGTCGCTCGCAGCCGATGCGCCGGGTGCCCAACTGCGCCGCGTCGAGTTCGTCGGCCCGCAGGTCGGCAAGGAACTCGCCGAAAATGGCGCCATGGCCTTGCTGCTGGTCGTGATCGGCATCGTCATCTACCTGGCGTTCCGCTTCGAATGGCGTTTCTCGGTCTCGGCCATCATCGCCAACCTGCACGACGTGGTGATCATTCTCGGCTTCTTCGCCTTCTTCCAGTGGGAGTTCTCGCTGTCGGTGCTGGCCGCCATCCTTGCCGTGCTCGGCTACTCCGTCAATGAGTCGGTGGTCGTCTTCGACCGCGTGCGCGAAACCTTCAAGAAGGTCCGCGGCATGTCGACGCCGGAAGTGCTCGATCATGCCATCACCAGCACGATCAGCCGGACGATCATCACCCATGGCTCGACGCAGATGATGGTGCTCTCGATGCTGATCTTCGGCGGCGAAACCCTGCACTACTTCGCCATGGCGCTGACCATCGGCATCTGCTTCGGCATCTACTCCTCAGTGCTGGTCGCCAGCCCGCTGGTCATGTGGCTGGGCGTCTCGCGCGAACAGTTCATCGCCAAGCAGAAGAAAGTCGTCGAAGGCGCCAACGAAGAAGGCGCCGTGGTTTAA
- the cphA gene encoding cyanophycin synthetase: MDVSRIRALRGPNLWSRHTAIQAIVTCEGAECAISDLDNFEARLRERFPALGDLIPADHLDTVSMAHALEFAALGLQAQAGCPVTFSRTAQTVDQGVYQVVVEYTEEEVGRLAFERAEQLCLAAIADTPFDLEGTLKELRDLDEDIRLGPSTGAIVAAAVARGIPYRRLTQGSLVQFGWGSKQKRIQAAETSFTSAIAEAIAQDKELTKKLLHAAGVAVPYGRPVEDEDDAWVAAQEVGLPVVVKPQDGNQGKGISVNLTTEEQVRKAYQVAVSFFDDIMVEKFLPGHDWRLLVIGDKLIAAARRDPPLVIGDGTHTVRELVDIVNSDPRRSDGHATSLTKIRFDAIAIARLEEQGYTADSVPGRGVRVVLRNNANLSTGGTATDVTDDVHPELAAAAIAAAQTVGLDICGIDVVCDTMHKPLEEQGGGIVECNAAPGLRMHLDPSFGKGRAVGEAIVGMMFPDGDNARIPVVAIAGTNGKTTTSRLIGRIFEANNLRVGMTSTDGVYIEGRRTDDGDCSGPRSARNVLLHPDVDAAVFETARGGVLREGLGFDMCDVAVITNIGLGDHLGLNYITTVDELAVVKRVIVENVAPDGTAVLNAADPVVAAMAHHCHGDIIYFARDRMNPVLATHRAQGRRVIYAERDAIICGEGRKKHRIPFANIPLTRNGTIGFQVENAMAAIGTGWALDYAWDVIEKALANFVSDAATAPGRFNVFDYKGATLIADYGHNPDAIQALVGGIANMPAVRRSVVISGAGDRRDDDIRQQTEILGEAFDDVILYQDACQRGREDGEVIGLLREGLANASRTKHIDAITGEFLAIDTALERLRPGDLCLILIDQVDEALAHIAKRISEAG; this comes from the coding sequence ATGGACGTTTCCCGTATTCGTGCCCTGCGCGGCCCCAACCTGTGGAGCCGGCACACCGCGATCCAGGCCATCGTCACCTGTGAAGGTGCCGAATGTGCCATCTCTGATCTGGACAATTTCGAAGCCCGCCTGCGCGAGCGCTTCCCGGCGCTGGGCGACCTGATCCCGGCCGACCACCTCGACACCGTGTCGATGGCACATGCCCTCGAGTTCGCCGCTCTCGGCCTGCAGGCCCAGGCCGGCTGCCCGGTCACCTTCAGCCGCACGGCACAGACCGTAGACCAGGGGGTTTACCAGGTCGTGGTCGAGTACACCGAAGAAGAAGTCGGTCGCCTCGCCTTCGAGCGCGCCGAGCAACTTTGCCTGGCTGCAATCGCTGACACGCCCTTCGATCTTGAAGGCACGCTCAAGGAATTGCGTGACCTCGACGAGGATATCCGCCTCGGCCCATCGACCGGTGCCATCGTCGCTGCCGCTGTGGCGCGCGGCATTCCCTACCGCCGCCTGACCCAGGGCAGCCTCGTCCAGTTCGGCTGGGGCTCCAAGCAGAAGCGTATCCAGGCCGCCGAAACCAGCTTCACCAGCGCCATCGCCGAAGCCATCGCCCAGGACAAGGAACTGACCAAGAAGCTGCTGCATGCCGCCGGCGTTGCCGTTCCCTACGGCCGCCCGGTCGAGGATGAGGACGACGCCTGGGTTGCCGCCCAGGAAGTCGGCCTGCCGGTCGTCGTCAAGCCGCAGGACGGCAATCAGGGCAAGGGCATCTCGGTCAACCTGACCACCGAAGAACAAGTCCGCAAGGCTTACCAGGTCGCCGTCAGCTTCTTCGACGACATCATGGTCGAGAAATTCCTGCCCGGCCACGACTGGCGCCTGCTGGTCATCGGCGACAAGCTGATCGCTGCCGCCCGGCGTGATCCGCCGCTGGTCATCGGCGACGGCACACACACCGTGCGCGAGCTGGTCGACATCGTGAACAGCGATCCGCGCCGTTCCGACGGTCACGCCACCTCGCTGACCAAGATCCGTTTTGACGCAATCGCCATCGCCCGCCTCGAAGAGCAAGGCTATACAGCCGACTCCGTGCCCGGCCGCGGCGTGCGTGTCGTGCTGCGCAACAATGCCAACCTGTCGACCGGCGGCACCGCCACCGACGTCACCGACGACGTGCATCCGGAACTCGCTGCTGCCGCCATCGCTGCCGCGCAGACGGTCGGCCTCGACATCTGCGGCATCGACGTCGTCTGCGACACCATGCACAAGCCGCTCGAAGAACAGGGCGGCGGCATTGTCGAATGCAACGCCGCCCCCGGCCTGCGCATGCACCTCGACCCGTCTTTCGGCAAGGGCCGCGCCGTCGGCGAAGCGATTGTCGGCATGATGTTCCCGGACGGCGACAACGCCCGCATCCCGGTCGTCGCGATCGCCGGCACCAACGGCAAGACAACGACCAGCCGCCTGATCGGCCGCATCTTCGAAGCCAACAACCTGCGCGTCGGCATGACCAGCACCGACGGTGTTTACATCGAAGGCCGCCGTACCGACGACGGCGACTGCTCCGGCCCGCGCAGCGCGCGCAACGTGCTGCTGCATCCGGACGTCGACGCTGCCGTGTTCGAAACCGCCCGTGGCGGCGTACTGCGTGAAGGTCTCGGCTTCGACATGTGCGATGTGGCCGTGATCACCAACATCGGTCTCGGCGACCACCTCGGTCTCAACTACATCACGACGGTCGACGAGCTGGCGGTGGTCAAAAGGGTCATCGTCGAAAACGTGGCACCGGATGGTACCGCCGTGCTCAACGCCGCCGACCCGGTGGTTGCCGCCATGGCTCACCATTGCCACGGCGACATCATCTACTTTGCCCGCGACCGCATGAACCCGGTACTCGCCACGCACCGCGCCCAGGGCCGCCGGGTGATCTACGCCGAACGCGATGCGATCATCTGCGGCGAAGGCCGCAAGAAACACCGCATCCCGTTCGCCAACATTCCGCTCACCCGCAACGGCACGATCGGCTTCCAGGTCGAGAACGCCATGGCGGCCATCGGCACCGGCTGGGCGCTCGACTACGCCTGGGACGTGATCGAAAAGGCACTGGCCAACTTTGTCAGCGACGCAGCAACCGCCCCCGGTCGTTTCAACGTCTTCGACTACAAGGGTGCGACGCTGATTGCCGACTATGGCCACAATCCGGATGCCATCCAGGCGCTGGTCGGCGGCATCGCCAACATGCCGGCGGTGCGTCGCTCGGTGGTGATCAGTGGCGCCGGCGACCGGCGCGACGACGATATCCGGCAGCAGACCGAAATCCTCGGCGAAGCCTTCGACGACGTCATCCTCTACCAGGATGCCTGCCAGCGCGGCCGCGAAGATGGCGAAGTCATCGGCCTGCTGCGTGAAGGCCTGGCCAATGCCAGCCGCACCAAGCATATCGATGCGATCACCGGCGAGTTCCTGGCCATCGATACGGCACTGGAGCGCCTGCGTCCGGGCGACCTCTGCCTGATCCTGATCGACCAGGTCGACGAGGCACTCGCCCATATCGCCAAACGGATCAGCGAAGCCGGCTAA
- a CDS encoding ExbD/TolR family protein, with amino-acid sequence MAFLNPGAAGRGVPRAEINMIPLIDVMLVLLVIFMITAPLLTHAVKLDLPQASAQSSAAAEKVEIAVDAAGTLHWDGTALDRPQLASRLAELGRTRPKTEIHLHVDKSSRYETVAEIMAQAAGAGLVRIGFVTQPPGQGSR; translated from the coding sequence ATGGCTTTCCTGAATCCGGGGGCAGCCGGGCGCGGCGTGCCGCGTGCCGAGATCAACATGATTCCGCTGATCGACGTGATGCTGGTACTGCTGGTCATTTTCATGATCACCGCTCCCTTGCTGACCCATGCCGTCAAGCTCGACTTGCCGCAAGCCAGTGCCCAAAGCAGTGCCGCAGCCGAAAAAGTCGAGATTGCCGTCGATGCCGCCGGCACTCTGCACTGGGATGGCACCGCGCTGGATCGGCCGCAATTGGCGAGTCGTCTGGCTGAACTTGGACGCACTCGGCCGAAGACCGAGATCCACCTGCATGTCGATAAATCGTCGCGTTACGAGACGGTAGCGGAAATCATGGCACAGGCTGCCGGCGCCGGCCTGGTGCGGATCGGCTTCGTGACGCAGCCGCCAGGGCAGGGCTCGCGTTAA
- the yajC gene encoding preprotein translocase subunit YajC: MISLAHAQTAAANDPTGGLMQYLPLLIMVAAMWLLFIRPQMKKAKEHKALIDALAKGDEVVTGGGLVGKIVKVGDNYVTLEVAEGTEVVVQKPAIGLVLPKGTLKSL; this comes from the coding sequence ATGATTAGTCTTGCCCACGCCCAGACCGCTGCCGCCAACGACCCGACCGGCGGCCTGATGCAGTACCTCCCGCTGCTCATCATGGTGGCCGCCATGTGGCTGCTCTTCATCCGTCCGCAGATGAAGAAGGCCAAGGAACACAAGGCCCTGATCGATGCACTGGCCAAGGGTGACGAAGTCGTCACGGGCGGCGGCCTGGTTGGCAAGATCGTCAAGGTTGGCGACAACTACGTGACTCTCGAAGTTGCCGAAGGTACCGAAGTCGTCGTGCAAAAACCGGCCATCGGCCTGGTTCTGCCGAAGGGCACGCTGAAGTCGCTGTAA
- the tgt gene encoding tRNA guanosine(34) transglycosylase Tgt — translation MQFELHKTDGAARRGTLTLAHGQVQTPVFMPVGTYGTVKAMTPQSLNDIGAQICLGNTFHLWLRPGLDVVAAHKGLHDFMNWQKPILTDSGGFQVFSLGAMRKITEEGVKFSSPHDGAKLFLTPEISMQIQKVLNSDIVMIFDECTPYPASHDEAAKSMRMSMRWAQRSRDEHNRLENGNALFGIVQGGMYEDLRDESVAGLCDIGFDGMAIGGLSVGEPKDDMARILAHTAPRLPTHKPRYLMGVGTPEDLVNGVKNGIDMFDCVMPTRNARNGHLFTRFGDVKIKNARYKLDTGPLDPSCTCYTCTQFTRSYLHHLFRNGEILGGMLNTIHNLHFYQTIMAEMRAAIEAGTLDQWSAAFARDRSAGQ, via the coding sequence ATGCAATTTGAACTCCACAAAACCGATGGCGCCGCCCGCCGCGGCACCCTGACCCTGGCCCATGGCCAGGTCCAGACCCCCGTCTTCATGCCGGTCGGCACCTACGGCACGGTCAAGGCGATGACGCCGCAAAGTCTCAACGACATCGGCGCACAGATCTGTCTCGGCAACACTTTCCACCTGTGGTTGCGCCCGGGTCTGGATGTCGTCGCCGCGCACAAGGGCCTGCACGATTTCATGAACTGGCAGAAGCCCATCCTGACCGATTCGGGCGGTTTCCAGGTCTTCTCGCTCGGCGCCATGCGCAAGATCACCGAGGAAGGCGTCAAGTTCAGCTCGCCGCACGACGGCGCCAAGCTCTTCCTGACGCCGGAAATCTCGATGCAGATCCAGAAGGTGCTCAATTCCGACATCGTCATGATCTTCGACGAATGCACGCCTTACCCAGCCAGCCACGACGAAGCCGCCAAATCGATGCGCATGTCGATGCGCTGGGCGCAACGTTCGCGTGACGAGCACAACCGCCTGGAAAACGGCAATGCGCTGTTCGGCATCGTCCAGGGCGGCATGTATGAAGACCTGCGCGACGAATCGGTGGCCGGCCTGTGCGACATCGGCTTCGACGGCATGGCGATCGGCGGCCTCTCGGTCGGCGAACCCAAGGACGACATGGCGCGCATCCTGGCGCATACCGCACCGCGCCTGCCGACCCACAAGCCGCGCTACCTGATGGGTGTCGGCACGCCGGAAGACCTGGTCAACGGCGTCAAGAACGGCATCGACATGTTCGACTGCGTGATGCCGACCCGCAACGCGCGCAACGGCCACCTGTTCACCCGCTTCGGTGACGTCAAGATCAAGAACGCCCGCTACAAGCTGGACACCGGCCCGCTCGACCCGTCCTGCACCTGCTATACCTGCACGCAATTCACGCGCAGCTACCTGCACCACCTCTTCCGCAACGGCGAAATCCTCGGCGGCATGCTCAACACCATCCACAACCTGCATTTCTACCAGACCATCATGGCCGAGATGCGGGCTGCCATCGAGGCCGGCACGCTTGACCAGTGGTCGGCTGCCTTTGCCCGGGACCGTTCTGCGGGCCAATGA
- the cobA gene encoding uroporphyrinogen-III C-methyltransferase: MNDNATLSTGKVWLVGAGPGDADLLTVKAARLIASADAIVYDHLVGEGVRALFPAHSRHIYVGKKASRHTLKQEEINQLLVELAAEGLAVVRLKGGDPFIFGRGGEELEILQASGVPFEVVPGVTAAAGCAAYAGFPLTHREHAQSVTFVTGHLKDGSVNLDWPALARPGQTVVFYMGIGAAEQICQQMIAHGLPSLTPAAVIRKGTLPEQQTLLATLGTLPQRIAESGIKPPALIVVGSVVNLHDKLNWFEKS, from the coding sequence ATGAACGACAACGCAACCCTCTCCACCGGCAAGGTCTGGCTAGTCGGCGCCGGCCCCGGCGATGCCGACCTGCTGACTGTCAAGGCGGCCCGCCTGATCGCCAGTGCCGATGCCATCGTCTATGACCATCTGGTCGGCGAAGGCGTGCGCGCGCTCTTTCCGGCCCACAGCCGTCACATCTACGTTGGCAAGAAGGCCTCCCGGCACACCCTGAAGCAGGAAGAGATCAACCAGCTGCTCGTCGAACTGGCAGCAGAAGGCCTCGCCGTGGTCAGGCTGAAAGGCGGCGACCCGTTCATCTTCGGACGCGGCGGCGAAGAACTTGAAATTCTCCAGGCCTCCGGCGTTCCCTTCGAGGTCGTCCCCGGCGTCACCGCTGCGGCCGGCTGCGCCGCCTATGCCGGCTTCCCGCTGACGCATCGCGAGCACGCCCAGTCGGTCACCTTCGTCACCGGCCACCTCAAGGATGGCAGCGTCAATCTCGACTGGCCGGCACTGGCCCGCCCCGGCCAGACCGTGGTTTTCTACATGGGCATCGGTGCCGCCGAACAAATCTGCCAGCAGATGATCGCGCACGGTCTGCCGTCACTGACACCGGCCGCTGTCATCCGCAAGGGCACCCTGCCCGAACAGCAAACCCTGCTCGCCACACTCGGCACCCTGCCGCAGCGCATAGCCGAATCCGGCATCAAGCCGCCGGCGCTGATCGTCGTCGGCAGCGTCGTCAACCTGCATGACAAGCTCAACTGGTTCGAAAAATCATGA
- a CDS encoding Rap1a/Tai family immunity protein, which yields MKKLFCLLALCCAASAHAYSIDELRDDCQAADDFYAQKKTTDPYQSVRSARCISYVAGFADGYAISDYLAEKIGLKINAFCLPNDADLTPRLVRAVLAHLEHLPPKPGGNTAMLVASALAKSFSCPDSLETKK from the coding sequence ATGAAAAAACTCTTCTGCCTGCTCGCTCTCTGCTGTGCCGCGTCAGCCCACGCCTACTCGATCGATGAACTACGCGACGACTGTCAGGCTGCCGACGACTTTTATGCCCAGAAGAAAACGACCGACCCTTACCAGTCGGTACGCAGTGCCCGCTGCATTTCCTACGTCGCCGGCTTTGCCGACGGTTACGCCATCAGCGACTATCTCGCCGAAAAAATCGGCCTCAAGATCAACGCCTTCTGCCTGCCGAACGACGCCGATCTGACGCCGCGCCTGGTCCGCGCCGTGCTCGCCCACCTCGAACACCTGCCGCCAAAACCGGGCGGCAACACCGCCATGCTGGTCGCCAGCGCCCTGGCTAAATCCTTCTCCTGTCCTGATTCACTTGAAACGAAGAAGTGA